In the genome of Sebastes umbrosus isolate fSebUmb1 chromosome 14, fSebUmb1.pri, whole genome shotgun sequence, one region contains:
- the hirip3 gene encoding HIRA-interacting protein 3: protein MVSEEEAAGISSFVFSELRDEPDLSTLTLGILKKRYLAHVRCESLTPEAKSIMKRVVEEELMKMQDNDGTGSESETTKPRNKRKREKENDEVISGRDDDDESTAKKSRHRSSSSSESEDKDDRKTGSEQSEEEEEIKSESEDAEEEVNKSQRKTNGKQPISGDGSTDEEMNKSVKKGDESDCDESPRKTVIKKKSTSRGKKTPPSDEEDETDSDSKSEKSDKINGNDSSDDSEKEEKVLVEKENEDPDSDSSSLPSLEDEQKSVKETTQDDKEKKTRKKEEKKEKKSAKGPKDYDKSVVRLKRYLFLCGVRPNYKKLLDGCRSVRSMVAVLKKQLEDLGVHGQPSIKKCRKARENREETQELAGLDISNIIATTGRPKRTSAWQKRPDPPSSTYLRSLNSGSDSDMENDAHRGRRRANHWANLQGVISDDADSD from the exons CACACTGACCTTAGGCATCTTAAAAAAACGATATCTGGCACATGTGCGATGTGAATCATTAACTCCAGAGGCCAAAAGTATCATGAAACGGGTGGTTGAAGAGGAACTGATGAAAATGCAG GACAATGATGGAACTGGAAGTGAGTCGGAGACCACGAAGCCCCGTAacaaaaggaagagagaaaaggaaaatgaCGAGGTGATAAGTGGGAGAGACGATGATGATGAATCCACAGCAAAGAAATCCCGTCATCGGTCAAGCTCATCATCAG AATCGGAGGACAAAGACGACcgcaaaacaggaagtgagcagagcgaggaggaagaggaaatcaAATCTGAATCTGAGGATGCAGAGGAAGAGGTGAACAAGTCACAGCGAAAGACAAACGGTAAACAACCGATAAGCGGTGACGGCTCAACAGATGAGGAGATGAATAAGTCGGTGAAAAAAGGGGACGAGAGTGACTGCGATGAGAGTCCAAGAAAAACAGTGATAAAAAAGAAGAGTACAAGTCGAGGAAAGAAAACGCCACCGAGCGATGAAGAGGATGAAACTGACTCGGATAGCAAGTCAGAAAAGAGCGACAAAATCAACGGCAATGACTCGTCAGATGACAGTGAAAAAG AAGAAAAAGTCTTGGTGGAAAAGGAAAACGAGGATCCAGACTCTGATTCATCGTCCCTCCCCTCGCTGGAGGATGAACAGAAGAGTGTAAAAGAAACAACACAAGATGATAAAGAGAAGAAAACgaggaaaaaagaggagaaaaaagagaagaagagcgCCAAAGGTCCGAAG GATTACGACAAATCCGTCGTGAGGCTCAAGCGGTACCTTTTTCTCTGTGGCGTGCGGCCGAACTACAAGAAGCTCCTGGACGGCTGCCGCTCCGTTCGCTCCATGGTGGCTGTTCTGAAGAAGCAGCTGGAAGATCTCGGTGTTCACG GTCAGCCATCTATTAAGAAATGTAGAAAAgccagagagaacagagaggagacTCAGGAACTAGCTGGTCTTGATATCAGCAACATCATCGCCACAACAG GTCGACCGAAACGCACCTCAGCGTGGCAGAAACGACCCGACCCTCCGTCCTCTACGTATCTGCGCTCTCTGAACTCTGGCTCAGACAGTGACATGGAAAACGACGCCCACAGGGGGCGCCGGAGAGCCAACCACTGGGCCAACCTGCAGGGCGTCATCAGTGACGACGCAGACAGCGACTGA